The following are encoded together in the Bradyrhizobium genosp. L genome:
- a CDS encoding acyl-CoA carboxylase subunit beta, giving the protein MNWKPELDDLARREAFAREMGGVDKVKRQRDQGRLTVRERIDGLVDRESFHEIGAISGIAEYDENNELKHLTPANCVFGRARVDGRTVVVVGDDFTVRGGSADASISAKPLMAEEMAHDFRLPIIRVIEGSGGGGSVKTIETKGAANLPGGVGGTRWYWYTTANLARVPVVGLGLGSVAGLGAARLAATHYSVMTKASAMFVAGPPVVKRLGQDLTKQELGGADIQTRAGAIDQAVETEEQAFDCARRFLSYLPSSVYELPPTIPCTDDPARAEEALLTAVPRNRRQVYKMRPIIEAVVDKGSFFEVSANFGRPIITGLARIEGRSVLLLASDPFHYGGSWTADACAKVVRWVDFAETFHLPVVYLMDCPGFMIGLEAEKSATIRHGVRAMAAVNQSTVPWCTIIIRNAFGVAGVVHQPANRFSMRYAWPSAYWGSLPLEGGIEAAYRAEIDAAADPAAKLREIEDRLNKLRSPFRSAEKFWVEEVIDPRKTRSLLCEFVRLAEPIRSVGPPSNMSTRP; this is encoded by the coding sequence ATGAACTGGAAGCCGGAGCTCGACGACCTCGCCCGGCGCGAAGCGTTCGCGCGGGAGATGGGAGGCGTTGACAAGGTCAAGCGGCAACGCGACCAGGGCCGGCTCACCGTCCGCGAGCGCATCGACGGGCTGGTCGATCGCGAGAGTTTTCACGAGATCGGCGCCATCTCCGGCATCGCCGAATACGACGAGAACAACGAGCTCAAGCATCTGACGCCGGCGAACTGCGTGTTCGGCCGTGCTCGCGTCGATGGCCGCACCGTGGTGGTGGTCGGCGACGATTTCACCGTGCGCGGCGGCTCGGCCGACGCGTCGATTTCCGCGAAGCCGCTGATGGCGGAGGAGATGGCGCATGACTTCCGCCTGCCGATCATCCGGGTGATCGAAGGTTCCGGCGGTGGCGGTTCGGTGAAGACGATCGAGACCAAGGGCGCGGCGAACCTGCCGGGCGGCGTCGGCGGCACGCGCTGGTACTGGTACACGACGGCCAATCTGGCGCGCGTGCCCGTGGTTGGGCTCGGCCTGGGCTCGGTCGCCGGCCTCGGCGCCGCGCGGCTCGCGGCAACGCATTACTCCGTGATGACGAAGGCGTCCGCGATGTTCGTCGCCGGCCCACCGGTGGTGAAGCGGCTCGGCCAGGACCTGACCAAGCAGGAGCTCGGCGGCGCCGACATCCAGACCCGCGCCGGCGCGATCGACCAGGCTGTCGAGACCGAAGAACAGGCGTTCGACTGCGCCAGGCGTTTCCTGTCCTATCTGCCGTCGTCGGTCTACGAGTTGCCGCCGACCATTCCCTGCACCGACGATCCCGCGCGCGCCGAGGAGGCGCTGCTCACGGCGGTGCCGCGCAATCGCCGGCAGGTCTACAAGATGCGGCCGATCATCGAGGCCGTCGTCGACAAGGGCTCGTTCTTCGAGGTATCGGCCAATTTCGGCCGGCCGATCATCACGGGCCTGGCGCGGATCGAGGGCAGGTCGGTTCTGCTGCTCGCGAGCGATCCCTTCCACTATGGCGGCTCCTGGACCGCGGATGCCTGCGCCAAGGTGGTGCGCTGGGTCGACTTCGCCGAGACCTTCCATCTGCCGGTGGTCTATCTGATGGATTGCCCTGGCTTCATGATCGGGCTGGAAGCCGAGAAGTCCGCCACCATCCGCCACGGCGTGCGCGCGATGGCGGCGGTCAACCAAAGCACGGTGCCCTGGTGCACCATCATCATCCGCAATGCATTCGGCGTCGCCGGCGTGGTGCATCAGCCGGCCAACCGCTTCTCGATGCGCTACGCCTGGCCGTCGGCCTATTGGGGCTCGCTGCCGCTGGAAGGCGGCATCGAGGCGGCCTATCGCGCCGAGATCGACGCGGCTGCCGATCCGGCGGCGAAGCTGCGCGAGATCGAGGATCGCCTCAACAAGCTGCGCTCGCCATTCCGCTCGGCCGAGAAGTTCTGGGTCGAGGAGGTGATCGATCCGCGCAAGACGCGTTCGCTGCTTTGCGAATTCGTGCGTCTCGCCGAGCCGATCCGCAGCGTCGGACCGCCGAGCAACATGTCGACGCGGCCGTAG
- a CDS encoding patatin-like phospholipase family protein, with amino-acid sequence MDARSPHFQDIEHATPGWRPEGCDRVALVLQGGGALGAYQAGVYQALHESNIEPDWVCGVSIGAINSAIIAGNPPEKRLERLHIFWDRITSRKIWHYTPDGDVFRKARNLTSSWMTTTMGQPGFFTPHQTNPWFSPAGARTATSYYDTSPLKESLLELVDFDRINSKKIRFAVGAVNVLSGNFIYFDNAYDEIIPEHIMASGALPPALPMVKIGTDHFWDGGIVSNTPLQHLLDQEDNANSLVFQVDLFSARGALPRDIQDVMARHKDIMYSSRTRYNTDVYRKTYGLRTALHNALGKIPDDQLSEQEKKLKQTNSKLPGITLLQLIYQQKAYEGDAKDHEFSGTSMREHWVSGHEDTKRSLKRRDWIKMPENGMGIVIHDVHRESD; translated from the coding sequence ATGGACGCGCGATCCCCTCATTTCCAGGACATCGAGCACGCAACGCCCGGCTGGCGGCCCGAAGGCTGCGATCGAGTCGCGTTGGTGCTGCAGGGCGGCGGCGCGCTTGGCGCCTATCAGGCCGGCGTCTACCAGGCGCTGCATGAATCCAACATCGAGCCGGACTGGGTCTGCGGCGTTTCGATCGGCGCGATCAATTCGGCGATCATCGCCGGCAACCCGCCGGAGAAGCGGCTGGAGCGGCTGCATATTTTCTGGGACCGCATCACCAGCCGCAAGATCTGGCACTACACGCCGGACGGCGACGTCTTTCGCAAGGCACGCAATCTGACCAGTTCGTGGATGACGACCACGATGGGCCAGCCCGGCTTCTTCACCCCGCATCAGACCAATCCATGGTTCAGCCCGGCCGGCGCGCGCACCGCGACGAGCTATTACGACACCTCCCCGCTGAAGGAGTCGCTGCTCGAGCTGGTCGATTTCGACCGCATCAATTCCAAGAAGATCCGCTTCGCGGTCGGCGCGGTGAACGTGCTGTCCGGCAACTTCATCTATTTCGACAATGCTTATGACGAGATCATCCCCGAGCACATCATGGCGAGCGGCGCGCTACCGCCGGCGCTGCCGATGGTGAAGATCGGCACCGATCATTTCTGGGACGGCGGCATCGTCTCCAACACGCCGCTGCAGCACCTGCTCGACCAGGAAGACAACGCCAACTCGCTGGTGTTCCAGGTCGACCTGTTCTCGGCCCGCGGCGCGCTGCCGCGCGACATCCAGGACGTGATGGCCCGCCACAAGGACATCATGTATTCCTCGCGCACCCGCTACAACACCGACGTCTATCGCAAGACCTATGGCCTGCGCACCGCCCTGCACAACGCGCTGGGCAAGATCCCCGACGATCAGCTCTCGGAGCAGGAGAAGAAGCTCAAGCAGACCAACAGCAAGCTGCCCGGCATCACGCTGCTGCAACTGATCTACCAGCAGAAGGCCTATGAGGGCGACGCCAAGGACCACGAATTCTCGGGCACCTCGATGCGCGAGCACTGGGTCAGCGGCCACGAGGACACCAAGCGCTCATTGAAGCGCCGCGACTGGATCAAGATGCCCGAGAACGGCATGGGCATCGTGATCCACGACGTGCATCGGGAGAGTGATTGA
- a CDS encoding acetoacetate decarboxylase — protein sequence MRREDLLKLPSMPAAGPSYPAGPYRFVDREFLVITYETDPMLIRAGLPEPLEPIADPIVHYEWIRMPDSSGFGSYTESGLVIPARLHGEEVNFVCQMYLDDDPPIAAGREIWGFPKKYAHPKLEIVKDTLTGTLEYAGQLVAMGTMGYKHESMAGNGDATRATLSKTQINLKMIPGVDGHLEICQLVAINLIDINVKGSWIGPGRLHLVPHVNAPVADFPVKRVIGAHHYIADLTLPFGRVVHDYNKVAEEVAPTGLAAE from the coding sequence ATGCGCAGGGAAGATCTGCTGAAGCTTCCGTCGATGCCGGCTGCCGGCCCGAGCTATCCCGCCGGTCCCTATCGTTTCGTCGATCGCGAGTTTCTCGTCATCACCTACGAGACCGATCCGATGCTGATCCGTGCCGGCCTGCCTGAGCCGCTGGAGCCGATCGCAGACCCGATCGTGCACTATGAATGGATCAGGATGCCCGACTCGTCGGGCTTCGGCAGCTACACCGAGTCCGGTCTCGTGATCCCCGCGCGCCTGCACGGCGAAGAGGTCAACTTCGTTTGCCAGATGTATCTCGACGACGATCCGCCGATCGCGGCCGGCCGCGAGATCTGGGGCTTTCCGAAGAAGTACGCCCATCCCAAGCTCGAGATCGTCAAGGACACGCTGACCGGCACTTTGGAGTATGCCGGCCAGCTCGTGGCCATGGGCACCATGGGCTACAAGCATGAGAGCATGGCGGGCAATGGCGATGCGACGCGCGCCACGCTGTCGAAGACGCAGATCAATTTGAAGATGATCCCCGGCGTCGACGGCCATCTCGAGATCTGCCAGCTGGTCGCGATCAACCTCATCGACATCAACGTCAAAGGCTCGTGGATCGGGCCCGGCCGGCTGCATCTGGTGCCGCACGTCAACGCGCCGGTGGCGGACTTCCCGGTCAAGCGCGTGATCGGCGCGCATCATTATATCGCCGACCTGACGCTGCCGTTCGGCCGCGTGGTGCATGATTACAACAAGGTTGCCGAAGAGGTCGCGCCGACCGGCCTTGCGGCAGAATAG
- a CDS encoding transporter, which produces MEIRPGQGQEIIPGLVWAFRLHHDGAAEALPVDAPIEPSRDGRLWLHVNLADARARAWLATVHIPQLARDLLLSGDRFQQIHTIENCVYGVFSDLVRSIDAPTEETDFLRFAMTERLLISGRHQALCAADATRRVLEGGYRVETVAALLEKIVHEVADTMDRIADKMGTELDTIEEQVVSGDSTSETRSTLARMRRTSVGLHRQLMGLRVVFHRLELKNMDDLSPALRLQAGKLAQRLDGLDHDIVELRERSRLLEEELRFKLEEESNKHLHALAVVTMMLLPPTLVTGIFGMNTKGLPLTDNESGFFIAAGLLVGSALLAYLIMRRLGIVR; this is translated from the coding sequence GTGGAGATCCGGCCCGGCCAGGGTCAGGAGATCATTCCCGGACTGGTCTGGGCCTTCCGCCTGCACCACGACGGCGCCGCCGAGGCGCTGCCGGTCGATGCGCCGATCGAGCCGAGCCGTGACGGGCGGCTTTGGCTGCACGTCAACCTGGCCGATGCGCGCGCCCGGGCGTGGCTCGCCACCGTCCATATCCCGCAGCTCGCGCGCGACCTGCTGCTGTCGGGTGATCGGTTCCAGCAGATCCACACCATCGAGAACTGCGTCTACGGCGTGTTCTCGGACCTGGTGCGCAGCATCGATGCGCCGACCGAGGAGACCGACTTCCTGCGCTTCGCGATGACCGAGCGGCTCCTGATCAGCGGCCGCCATCAGGCGCTGTGCGCGGCCGATGCGACCCGCCGCGTGCTCGAGGGCGGCTATCGCGTCGAGACCGTGGCGGCGCTGCTTGAGAAGATCGTCCATGAGGTCGCCGACACCATGGACCGCATCGCCGACAAGATGGGCACCGAGCTCGACACCATCGAGGAGCAGGTGGTCTCGGGCGACTCGACGTCCGAAACCCGCAGCACGCTGGCCCGGATGCGCCGCACCAGCGTCGGGCTGCATCGCCAGCTGATGGGCCTGCGCGTCGTGTTCCACCGGCTCGAGCTGAAGAACATGGACGATCTCAGCCCGGCGCTGCGGCTGCAGGCCGGCAAGCTGGCGCAGCGGCTCGACGGCCTCGACCACGACATCGTCGAGCTGCGCGAGCGCAGCCGCCTTCTCGAAGAGGAGCTGCGCTTCAAGCTGGAGGAGGAGAGCAACAAGCATCTGCACGCGCTCGCCGTCGTCACCATGATGCTGCTGCCGCCGACGCTGGTGACCGGCATCTTCGGCATGAACACCAAGGGGCTGCCGCTGACCGACAACGAGAGCGGCTTTTTCATCGCGGCCGGTCTCCTGGTCGGCTCGGCGTTGCTGGCCTATCTGATCATGCGGCGGCTCGGCATCGTCAGATAG
- a CDS encoding carbohydrate porin — protein MSRPLFRATMVAAALAFATPALADDKPVADRIADTRAALEQAGYQFSFTYIGESFANVSGGMATGAIYTGRLDLGTTIDLEKVFGWTGATFHANMYQIHGDGLSRSYVGNLMLVSGVEALPATRLYELWIEQKLLDGRLAIRFGQIGADVEFIDSQYDDIFINSALGWPGITGVNLPSGGPSPALAVPGIRVKANLSDRITAYLAVFDGSAAPQGDLDPQILNPNGIAFRVNDPPWWIGQLKYKFEIGESKLPATITGGAWYHQMSFADQRYSADGLSLADPNSSGDTLWHRGNNGVFMVYEQQLTRTAKDPDKGVAFFMRASVSPSDRNLVSAYVDGGLLFTGFSDKYPNDRFGVAATYAKISDAARALDRDTQIFTGTPYPIRDYEAVLEVTYQHVVNDNFTVQPVFEYIAHPGGGAVDPYDPTQTHRIRDSVVVGVRTILSY, from the coding sequence ATGTCCAGACCTCTCTTCCGCGCAACGATGGTGGCCGCGGCCCTCGCGTTCGCGACGCCCGCGCTGGCGGACGACAAGCCGGTCGCGGACCGCATCGCCGACACCCGCGCGGCGCTGGAGCAGGCCGGCTACCAGTTCAGCTTCACCTATATCGGCGAGAGCTTTGCCAACGTCTCGGGAGGCATGGCGACCGGCGCGATCTATACCGGCCGCCTCGATCTCGGCACCACCATCGACCTCGAGAAGGTGTTCGGCTGGACCGGCGCGACGTTCCACGCCAACATGTACCAGATCCATGGCGACGGCCTGTCGCGGAGCTATGTCGGCAATCTGATGCTGGTGTCCGGTGTGGAGGCGCTGCCCGCGACCCGGCTCTATGAACTCTGGATCGAGCAGAAGCTGCTCGACGGCAGGCTTGCGATCCGTTTCGGCCAGATCGGCGCCGATGTCGAGTTCATCGACAGTCAGTACGACGACATCTTCATCAATTCGGCGCTGGGGTGGCCCGGCATTACCGGCGTCAATTTGCCGTCAGGCGGCCCGTCGCCGGCACTCGCGGTGCCGGGCATCCGCGTCAAGGCCAATCTGTCCGATCGCATCACCGCCTACCTTGCGGTGTTCGACGGTTCGGCCGCGCCGCAAGGCGACCTCGATCCGCAGATCCTCAATCCCAACGGCATCGCGTTCCGCGTCAACGATCCGCCGTGGTGGATCGGGCAGCTCAAATACAAGTTCGAGATCGGCGAGAGCAAGCTGCCGGCAACGATCACCGGCGGCGCCTGGTATCACCAGATGTCGTTTGCCGACCAGCGCTACTCGGCCGACGGGCTGTCGCTGGCCGACCCGAACAGCTCCGGCGATACGCTCTGGCACCGCGGCAACAACGGCGTGTTCATGGTCTATGAGCAGCAGCTGACGCGCACCGCCAAGGATCCGGACAAGGGCGTCGCATTCTTCATGCGCGCTTCCGTCAGCCCGTCCGACCGCAATCTGGTCAGCGCCTATGTCGACGGCGGCCTCCTGTTCACGGGCTTCAGCGACAAGTACCCGAACGACAGGTTCGGCGTCGCTGCCACCTACGCGAAAATCTCGGATGCCGCCCGCGCGCTCGACCGTGATACGCAGATCTTCACGGGCACGCCGTATCCGATCCGCGATTACGAGGCGGTGCTCGAGGTCACCTACCAGCACGTCGTGAACGACAATTTCACGGTTCAGCCGGTGTTCGAGTACATCGCCCATCCCGGCGGCGGCGCCGTCGATCCCTATGATCCGACGCAGACGCATCGGATCAGGGACAGCGTGGTGGTCGGTGTGCGCACTATCCTCTCATACTAA
- a CDS encoding MFS transporter has translation MISNWLASTLARRNIHYGWVMVAVTFLAALISAGTVGAPGVFIVPLQKEFGWSTAEISSALSIRFILFGLMAPFAAALMNRYGLRNVTLAAQLIVVSGLLASLGMTQVWQLVALWGVVIGIGTGMTALVLGATIASRWFVARRGLVIGIMTASVATGQLAFLPLIATLTERYGWRVALGVICVALGLAAFAVLMVMRDRPSDVGLRPFGDEGTAPVPAPPPANAPIVAAALGTLRDAAKSSVFWILFATFFVCGASTNGLVQVHLIPMCLDYGIPQVQAASLLAAMGIFDFFGTIISGWLSDRYDNRYLLFWYYGLRGLSLLWLPFSDFTFYGLSVFAMFYGLDWIATVPPTVRLTAQRFGAERASLVFGWIFAGHQIGAGAAAFGAGLSRTIYASYLPAFFIAGLLCIFASAIALAIARPQPKPAAEPKAAAA, from the coding sequence ATGATCTCGAACTGGCTTGCTTCCACCCTCGCCCGCCGCAACATCCATTACGGCTGGGTGATGGTCGCCGTCACCTTCCTTGCTGCGCTGATCTCGGCCGGCACCGTCGGCGCGCCCGGCGTCTTCATCGTGCCGTTGCAGAAGGAGTTCGGCTGGTCGACCGCCGAGATCTCGTCCGCGCTGTCGATCCGCTTCATCCTGTTCGGGCTGATGGCGCCGTTCGCCGCCGCGCTGATGAACCGCTACGGCCTGCGCAACGTGACGCTGGCGGCACAGCTCATCGTGGTCTCCGGCCTGCTCGCCTCGCTCGGCATGACGCAGGTCTGGCAGCTGGTCGCGCTGTGGGGCGTGGTGATCGGGATTGGCACCGGCATGACGGCGCTGGTGCTGGGCGCGACCATCGCCTCGCGCTGGTTCGTGGCGCGGCGCGGCCTGGTGATCGGCATCATGACCGCGAGCGTCGCCACCGGGCAGCTCGCCTTCCTGCCGCTGATCGCGACGCTGACCGAACGTTACGGCTGGCGCGTCGCGCTCGGCGTGATCTGTGTCGCACTCGGCCTTGCCGCCTTTGCCGTGCTGATGGTGATGCGCGACCGGCCGAGCGATGTCGGCCTGCGCCCGTTCGGCGACGAGGGCACCGCGCCGGTCCCTGCCCCGCCTCCGGCCAACGCGCCGATCGTGGCGGCGGCGCTCGGCACGCTGCGCGACGCCGCGAAGTCGTCGGTGTTCTGGATCCTGTTTGCCACCTTCTTCGTCTGCGGCGCCTCGACCAACGGCCTTGTGCAGGTGCACCTGATCCCGATGTGCCTCGACTACGGCATTCCGCAGGTGCAGGCCGCGAGCCTGCTCGCGGCGATGGGCATCTTCGATTTCTTCGGCACCATCATCTCGGGCTGGCTGTCGGACCGCTACGACAACCGCTATCTGCTGTTCTGGTATTACGGCCTGCGCGGGCTGTCGCTGCTCTGGCTGCCGTTTTCCGACTTCACGTTCTACGGCCTGTCGGTGTTTGCGATGTTCTATGGGCTGGACTGGATCGCAACCGTGCCGCCGACGGTGCGGCTGACCGCGCAGCGTTTCGGCGCCGAGCGCGCCAGTCTGGTGTTCGGCTGGATTTTTGCGGGCCATCAGATCGGCGCCGGCGCGGCGGCGTTCGGCGCCGGGCTGTCCCGCACGATCTATGCGAGCTATCTGCCGGCTTTCTTCATCGCCGGCCTGCTCTGCATCTTCGCCTCCGCCATCGCGCTCGCGATCGCGCGGCCGCAACCGAAGCCCGCGGCGGAACCGAAGGCGGCGGCGGCTTAG